The genomic window ATGCTTCAGGTGTATAAGCATTTGACGCTTGTTTTAGCATTCGCAGCGACGGGATAGGCAAAGTCACCTGGCTTCCATCAACATCAGTGTGCAATTTCTTTGATCGATGATCTTCCAGAATGGCCTCATAACGCCTGAAGAACTGCAGAATATCTTCTTGCTCACTGAGCTCTCGTTTCAGTTCATTAATCATGTTATCCTTCCGAAGAGTGGTGAGTATATCAGCAGAAAAAATGGTTCTCTGATAAGGCAAaacccaattttctttctccagGAAAAGCCTGCTGAGCCACTCACTCTCGCCTACGTCATGTTTCTCAATTAGCTTTTCCCATGCTGACAAGAACTCCATCTCATCCTCACAGTCAAAGAGACAATGGCTCAAAGCATTGCTGAAACTCTTTGAGCTTTCAAACACCTGCTTCAAGTGTCTCTTTGAATTATGGTAGATATGCCACACATTTGTGCAGTGGCTGCTTCCAGGCCATACCTCTGCTGCTGCAATGGCACACTCAGGACGTTCGTCAAGCAAAATAGTCTGTGGCTGCCTAGCACGCATGGCATCAGCAAACACCTCAAATACCCATTTCAATGACTGAACACTCTCATCATAGAGCAATGCTGCACCAAATACAAGCAACTGCTTGTGGTTGTCAACACCAACAAACAATGCAAATGGCCGTCCATACCCATTCAAACCATATGTCGTATCAAATAAAACAACATCACCGAAGCTCCTGAAGTCAATTATTGATTTCGCATCAGCCCAGAAGAAATTTACAGTGGATTTTCCATCAGGATCCACTCCTACTGCATAATACACTGAAGGATTCTCTACCTGCAACTCCTCCAAGTATTGCAATGCTGCACCAGCATCCCCGAGTTGCACACCCTTCCCTTGCTTCCTTCGATGCAGTTCCCCTGCCCCAAGCTCATGTGCCCGAGCCCTCATCTTATGTGATCGCAGCTTATGCACGCTCTCCGGATTGGCAAGCGGGTGGTTATGCTCTGGGAAGAACTTCGCCACACGGTATGTCCGACACGGGGTGATCTTGATCACCATTCTCGCCTGGCATCCTGTCCGTGTTGGTGGTGGACCCGGCCTAGGTGTGCCTGCCGACCCTGCACCACCATTTGCATTGACTGTGGCTAGGCCCTCTTGCTTGGCGCGGTCGCTGACGCCCTCACGGGAACAAACAAAGATCCGCGACACTATCACCCCACGCTTGCGCTTCTTGTACGAGCGGCGGACACTGAAGCCCACGTGCTCAGCATACCGGTTGTAGAAGACATATGCATCTTCCTCAGTCTCGAAGTGCATGTCAGAGTGCGGGCCACCCCTCGGGTCCGGCAAGCTCGCCGTGGCGGCAATGATGTGGTGTGACGAGCTTGGCGGCAGCAAGGCCAGAGACACGGCGGGCGCGGCAGAGGCAAGCGGGTGGTTGTGCTCGGCGACGAAGTCGGTGACACGGAAGGCGTTGGCGGAAGGGACGAGCTTGATGGTGAGTGACGCCAGGCAGCCGGTGCGCGAATTCGGGCATCGAGGCggtggaggcgaggaggaggtgccggcgccggcggtggTCTCGTCTTGGGGCTTCTTGGGTACCTGGCGGAAGCCCTGCTTGGAGCAGACGAACAGGCGGCGGGTGACGGTATGCCGCGAgttcttggacttgttggaCTTGCGGACGACGAAGCCGAGGCGAGCGGCGTAGGCCTTGTAGAACTCGTACGAGTCGTCCTCCGTCTCGAAGTACATCCCCTTGCGCGGGGACGTGGGGGCCTCGGCtaggatggcggcggcggaggtcgaGGTGGCCTCGGcgaggatggcggcggcggcagtggaggagggggaggaagagCCGGAGGAGGTGGGGGACAACGGCGAGGACTCGCCGGAGAGGCGAGAGGGGTCCGTGGCGGCGGACATTAGGGTTTGCACCAGGGTTTGGAGGAAGGAGTAGGGGGACGAGGAAGACGAAGAAGGGGACCAAGCGGGTGGAGGGATCGATTGCGGAGGCGGCGGGTGTGTGGCCATGTGTGCGGCTGAGCCTCCCTCGATAGGGGAGGAGTCGTGCTGCGACGTGTTTGTTGGTCTTGGCTGAATCCCTTCAGGCATTTCCAATGGATTTTTTGTTTGAGAGATGCCTCTCTATTGGTGTTGGcataaaaatatgaattttcGTATCAACACATAAGTATCTCATGTGCAATCCGTAGCACCACGCGTAGGGCATTCAGTAACTGAGATAACTATTGCGTTTTCACAGCAACGAGCGACCGATTTACGAGCAAACTGACAAAGGATAGCTAACCCAGCGAGAAACACCTGGGAAGCCCAATCTGGCACTGCGGCGACGGATCTTCGTCAGTAAATTGCACCTAGGAGGGATCTTGTCAGGGCATGGTTAGCCAGTGGCTTATCCTTGGTTATCGAGATAAAAAACGAGTAGCAgcaggagaagaaagaaggaagaacaagacgataggagctaggtaaaaaaatagtagatgcATGTTGGTATTTGATCAATTGTTTGATGTTCTCAATCGGTCAtgatcctctcatatttaaagagtagcaggtcttagccgtaagagatcaggattcctaattcaaaccgaacgaGACTTACGATATGTTTCGTCTATGCCTACCTAATCTCTAAATttatataacaaacatatatttcctatatGAACACTTAAAACTCACATATATTTACCCGAATACGCTTTAATGTAGTTCGGTCTTCTTATATTCGACCAACACTTCTATCGATTCGGAGACCAACTGCATGAACAAACCATGATAACTGGTTGCCTGATCATTCATCATGACCACTGATCGTGTTCACTAGTTTGAAATTACTATTCATTGGTATGAAATCACTGTTTCCTGGTTAGAGGTTGCTGTTTATTGGCcaaaaattactgttcacctgGTCGAGCACTATTTTGCCTGGTCGGTTACTGTTCATACAGTCGTGTTACTATTCATTTTCTGGTCATGGGACTATTTATCTGGTCACGGTACCAGTCGTCGCTGCAATGGCATCTATAAATACCAAATCTTATTATCAACATATGCCtccctctgttttttttttgtatggGTAAAGCTTGCATACTAAAAAATACATCCATACGCAATAATCATGAACAGCTTATTATCTATTTCCATCCATCATTTAGGACGATGATAAATGATACGTCAGCTATGTATGCTTTTAGGGCGATAATAAATAAACATCGGCCATATATCTTATGCTCTCCTAATAATGTTTCTAATACAGCTGTAAAAGCCAATCCTATGTACCTTGCCTTGGCAATACCTGACTAAACTGTAAAGATTTATAAAACAGCATCCAAGGATCACaccaaaatcaaaaaaaataatcaaacatACCTGAGCATAGTTTCCACGATGAGGACATCGGTGGAACAGGTAATGAACACAGATGATGTGGCTGCCAAAGGTTTTGATGATCGTGTGCAAACCTGTGattttgtggttgtttcttggaTTCCTTCATCTTCAAATTTGCCTTCGGTGTAGTTCTAGCAATGGATGCTTGAACACTACCCTTAGTCTGAACTTATGTGCTACCTTTAGGAATCCACATCTTCTTCTTGTAACTAACCACATCAAGCTCGTGCTTTTGATTAGTCACATCAATTGCCTTCTTACTTTCTTGCTTTGAACCTGAACTGGAACACATGCATTCGGCTGCATCATTTATCATTGAGCTACTGGACCTTTCCTTTTTGCTAAGCCTGATGTCAATAATTCTTCTTCTATGTGTTGCTTTTACTTGTCGCATACTAATGTAGGAGCTCGAACCAGATGTGTGTTTGGACCTACATAGCTCTTTCAAATGAATTCACACTTATCAGCTCCTTAGGTACAATAGTTAGCTTCTCATCTCTTGACGGTAAATCTAAACTCTTATCCTTATTACCATCCCTTTTAACATGATAAACTTGTTTGATCACTTTCCTCTTCCTTTGATTTTTGGATCGATTTCTTTGATCAAAACGGTCATCTCTAGGATGAGATATTCTATCAAACACTAGTGACCTAGGTGTTGTCCGCCCTGGATGGAATAACTCAAAAGGTATCGGAGGTGATGTCGATGGACCATACCAGCCCCACGGTGGACAAGGAGGAAATATTATAGGAAGAGGCCCCCACGGCACGGGCATTGATGGCCCAAAAGG from Phragmites australis chromosome 14, lpPhrAust1.1, whole genome shotgun sequence includes these protein-coding regions:
- the LOC133890730 gene encoding protein FAR1-RELATED SEQUENCE 5-like translates to MATHPPPPQSIPPPAWSPSSSSSSPYSFLQTLVQTLMSAATDPSRLSGESSPLSPTSSGSSSPSSTAAAAILAEATSTSAAAILAEAPTSPRKGMYFETEDDSYEFYKAYAARLGFVVRKSNKSKNSRHTVTRRLFVCSKQGFRQVPKKPQDETTAGAGTSSSPPPPRCPNSRTGCLASLTIKLVPSANAFRVTDFVAEHNHPLASAAPAVSLALLPPSSSHHIIAATASLPDPRGGPHSDMHFETEEDAYVFYNRYAEHVGFSVRRSYKKRKRGVIVSRIFVCSREGVSDRAKQEGLATVNANGGAGSAGTPRPGPPPTRTGCQARMVIKITPCRTYRVAKFFPEHNHPLANPESVHKLRSHKMRARAHELGAGELHRRKQGKGVQLGDAGAALQYLEELQVENPSVYYAVGVDPDGKSTVNFFWADAKSIIDFRSFGDVVLFDTTYGLNGYGRPFALFVGVDNHKQLLVFGAALLYDESVQSLKWVFEVFADAMRARQPQTILLDERPECAIAAAEVWPGSSHCTNVWHIYHNSKRHLKQVFESSKSFSNALSHCLFDCEDEMEFLSAWEKLIEKHDVGESEWLSRLFLEKENWVLPYQRTIFSADILTTLRKDNMINELKRELSEQEDILQFFRRYEAILEDHRSKKLHTDVDGSQVTLPIPSLRMLKQASNAYTPEAFKMFQCEFEAYMNCMSFPCGVVGTISEYKIVLDEKPSESIVKFDALDGSATCSCKKFETVGIQCCHVLKVLDLKNIKELPEQYILKRWRKDARSVQIGEEPTCGSGSVMRSASEARFSNMCRLASLIVSRAAKSEEAMSYIESQSSALLKHLDDILQTGYPEMGNHTVASSSQAISFVGNQHPDLTTQARAVAHTTNGLMGL